The Hyphomicrobiales bacterium genome has a window encoding:
- a CDS encoding ABC transporter permease: MNLHLLSLLGGRLLVALLTLLIVSFVVFCATQILPGDVAEVLLGQAATPEAVAGLRAAMHLNDPAILRFFRWLGGMLTGDLGMSYANNRPIAELVAGRLGNSLQLAAATALFSVPIALALGITSAMLRGSLYDRSVTMATITVISVPEFMIATAGVLIFAVWLKWLPALSFARNVTSFGEMLRIYAMPVFTLSFVISAQMIRMSRAAVVEALNTPYVEMAQLKGASRTRVVLRHALPNALGPIVNAVALSLSYLLGGVIIVETIFNYPGIAKLMVDAVATRDLPLIQSCAMIFCVVYLLLITTADVIAILSNPKLR; the protein is encoded by the coding sequence ATGAACCTTCACCTGTTGTCCCTGCTGGGCGGACGTCTGCTCGTCGCGCTGCTGACGCTGCTCATCGTTTCCTTCGTAGTGTTCTGCGCGACGCAGATCCTGCCGGGCGACGTGGCCGAGGTGCTGCTCGGCCAGGCTGCGACACCGGAAGCCGTCGCAGGCTTGCGTGCCGCGATGCATCTGAACGATCCCGCGATCCTGCGCTTCTTCCGCTGGCTTGGCGGGATGCTGACCGGCGATCTCGGCATGTCCTACGCCAACAACCGACCCATTGCGGAACTTGTCGCCGGGCGCCTCGGCAATTCGCTCCAGCTCGCGGCGGCGACGGCCCTCTTCTCGGTCCCGATCGCACTCGCATTGGGCATCACCTCGGCCATGCTGCGCGGCTCGCTCTACGACCGCTCCGTCACGATGGCGACGATCACCGTGATCTCGGTGCCGGAGTTCATGATCGCGACCGCCGGCGTGCTCATCTTCGCCGTCTGGCTGAAATGGCTACCCGCGCTCTCCTTCGCGCGCAACGTCACCTCCTTCGGCGAGATGCTGCGCATCTATGCCATGCCGGTCTTCACGCTGAGCTTCGTCATCTCCGCCCAGATGATCCGCATGTCGCGCGCCGCCGTCGTCGAGGCCCTCAACACGCCCTATGTGGAGATGGCGCAGCTGAAGGGCGCATCGCGCACGCGAGTCGTGCTGCGCCATGCGCTGCCCAACGCGCTCGGCCCCATCGTCAACGCGGTCGCGCTGTCGCTCTCCTACCTGCTGGGCGGCGTCATCATCGTCGAGACGATCTTCAATTATCCCGGCATCGCCAAGCTCATGGTCGACGCTGTCGCGACGCGGGACCTGCCGCTCATCCAGAGTTGCGCGATGATTTTCTGCGTCGTCTATCTGCTGCTGATCACGACGGCGGACGTCATCGCCATCCTGTCGAACCCGAAGTTGCGCTGA
- the doeX gene encoding Transcriptional regulatory protein DoeX, with translation MKLDQIDIKILYELQKNGRITNVELAELVNLSPSPCLMRVKKLQQDGYITGYSARINIGKLGQTLTVFTEVTLKNHRQIDFARFLAAVEKLDQVIECHLVSGGYDYLVKFVTSGIIEYQTLMERLIDLDIGIDKYFSFVVLKSPIVKPHMPLTSLFPITS, from the coding sequence ATGAAGCTTGACCAGATCGACATCAAGATCCTCTACGAGCTGCAGAAGAACGGCCGGATCACCAATGTCGAGCTGGCCGAGCTGGTCAATCTCTCGCCCAGCCCCTGCCTGATGCGCGTCAAGAAGCTGCAGCAGGACGGCTACATCACGGGCTATTCGGCGCGCATCAATATCGGCAAGCTCGGGCAGACCCTGACGGTCTTCACCGAGGTGACGCTGAAGAACCACCGACAGATCGATTTCGCCCGCTTTCTCGCCGCCGTCGAAAAGCTCGATCAGGTGATCGAATGCCATCTCGTCTCAGGCGGCTACGACTATCTCGTCAAATTCGTGACCAGCGGCATCATCGAATATCAGACGCTGATGGAGCGGCTGATCGACCTTGATATCGGCATCGACAAGTACTTCAGCTTCGTCGTGCTGAAGTCCCCGATCGTGAAGCCGCACATGCCGCTGACGAGCCTCTTCCCCATCACCTCCTGA
- a CDS encoding Peptide/nickel transport system substrate-binding protein, translating into MSMTDKISSSWTSADDALVENAIRRGASRRDLLQMLMAGGLAASASSLVLARATSALAATPVKGGNLKAAGWSSSTADTLDPAKASLSTDYVRCCAFYNRLTFLDGDGKLQMELAEKFETKDAKVWTVTLKKGVTFHDGKPLTSADVIYSLKRHLDPAVGSKSNSLAKQMIEFKAVDPLTVEITLAAPNGDLPTILSTHHFMIIADGTTNFAKANGTGAFTCESFEPGVRSIAVRNKNYFKSGGANLDSFEFFAITDDTARVNALLSGDIQLAAAINPRSMRLVESQPGVVLSKTTTGNYTNLNMRLDMAPGNKADFVAGMKYLLNREQIQKSALRGLAEIANDQPVPPMNVYHNKDLKPKAFDPERAKSLFQKAGVLGQSIPIVASDAAGSSVDMAVLVQQAGNAIGMKFDIQRVPSDGYWSNYWLKAPVHFGNINPRPTPDILFSLLYASTAPWNESQYKSEKFDKMLIEARGSLDEAKRKQIYGEMQAMVADEAGTAIPVYISNVDAISNKLKGLLPNPLGGMMGYAFAEYVWLER; encoded by the coding sequence ATGAGCATGACCGACAAGATCTCTTCCAGCTGGACGAGCGCCGACGACGCCCTCGTCGAAAATGCGATCCGCCGCGGCGCCAGCCGCCGCGACCTCCTGCAGATGCTGATGGCCGGCGGCCTCGCCGCATCGGCCAGCAGCCTGGTTCTGGCGCGCGCCACGTCCGCGCTCGCTGCGACGCCGGTGAAGGGCGGCAACCTGAAGGCGGCCGGTTGGTCGTCCTCTACTGCCGATACGCTCGACCCGGCCAAAGCCTCGCTGTCGACGGACTATGTCCGCTGCTGCGCCTTCTACAACCGCCTGACCTTCCTCGACGGCGATGGCAAGCTGCAGATGGAGCTCGCCGAGAAGTTCGAGACCAAGGACGCCAAGGTCTGGACGGTCACGCTCAAGAAGGGCGTCACCTTCCATGACGGCAAGCCGCTGACCTCCGCCGACGTCATCTATTCGCTCAAGCGCCATCTCGACCCGGCCGTCGGGTCGAAGTCGAACTCGCTCGCCAAGCAGATGATCGAATTCAAGGCGGTCGATCCGCTGACCGTCGAGATCACGCTCGCGGCGCCCAACGGCGACCTGCCGACCATCCTGTCGACGCACCACTTCATGATCATCGCCGACGGCACCACGAATTTCGCCAAGGCGAACGGCACCGGCGCCTTCACCTGCGAATCCTTCGAGCCCGGCGTGCGATCGATCGCCGTCAGGAACAAGAACTACTTCAAGTCCGGAGGCGCGAACCTCGACTCCTTCGAGTTCTTCGCGATCACCGACGACACCGCCCGCGTCAACGCGCTGCTCTCGGGCGACATCCAGCTCGCCGCCGCGATCAACCCGCGCTCGATGCGCCTGGTCGAGAGCCAGCCGGGCGTCGTTCTGTCGAAGACCACCACCGGCAACTACACGAACCTCAACATGCGGCTGGACATGGCGCCCGGCAACAAGGCGGATTTCGTGGCAGGCATGAAGTATCTGCTCAACCGCGAGCAGATCCAGAAATCGGCGCTGCGCGGCCTTGCCGAGATCGCCAACGACCAGCCCGTTCCGCCGATGAACGTCTATCACAACAAGGATCTGAAGCCGAAGGCGTTCGATCCCGAGCGGGCCAAGTCCCTGTTCCAGAAGGCTGGCGTCCTCGGCCAGTCGATCCCGATCGTCGCTTCCGATGCCGCCGGCTCCTCGGTCGACATGGCCGTGCTCGTCCAGCAGGCCGGCAACGCGATCGGGATGAAGTTCGACATTCAGCGCGTCCCCTCGGACGGCTACTGGTCGAACTACTGGCTCAAGGCCCCGGTCCATTTCGGCAACATCAACCCGCGGCCGACCCCAGACATCCTGTTCTCGCTGCTCTACGCCTCCACGGCACCGTGGAACGAGAGCCAGTACAAGTCGGAAAAGTTCGACAAGATGCTGATCGAGGCCCGCGGCTCGCTCGACGAGGCCAAGCGCAAGCAGATCTACGGCGAGATGCAGGCGATGGTCGCAGACGAGGCCGGCACCGCGATCCCGGTCTACATCTCCAACGTCGACGCCATCTCGAACAAGCTCAAGGGTCTGCTGCCGAACCCGCTCGGCGGGATGATGGGCTACGCCTTCGCCGAGTACGTCTGGCTCGAGCGCTGA
- a CDS encoding Peptide/nickel transport system permease protein, with translation MASDVTTTTFKPRRPGYRFNLTGWISLAIIVAWAVIAILAPYVTPYGISDIVDTDYFGPMSLQFPLGTDYLGRDMLSRILFGARYTVGISLAATLIACTIGVTLGMAAAVTGGWFDTALSRFVDALSSIPSKLFALVAVAGVGSSIPVLMLILGIIYTPGSYRFARALAVNVNTTDFVTVARIRGEKLSYLIRAEILPNIIGPVLADVGLRFVFIVLLLSGLSFLGLGVQPPQADWGSLVRENIGGLPFGAPAVMAPSFAIASLTIAVNLLIDNLPQKIRDRSE, from the coding sequence ATGGCAAGCGACGTCACCACCACGACCTTCAAGCCGCGCCGGCCGGGCTACCGGTTCAACCTCACGGGCTGGATCAGCCTCGCCATCATCGTGGCCTGGGCCGTCATCGCGATCCTGGCGCCCTATGTGACGCCCTACGGCATCAGCGACATCGTCGACACCGATTATTTCGGCCCGATGAGCCTGCAATTTCCGCTCGGGACGGATTATCTCGGGCGCGACATGCTCTCGCGCATCCTGTTCGGGGCGCGCTACACGGTCGGTATCTCGCTCGCGGCCACGTTGATCGCCTGCACCATCGGCGTCACGCTCGGCATGGCGGCGGCCGTGACCGGCGGCTGGTTCGACACGGCGCTGAGCCGCTTCGTGGATGCGTTGAGTTCAATTCCCAGCAAGCTGTTCGCGCTCGTTGCCGTTGCCGGCGTCGGCTCCTCGATCCCCGTGCTGATGCTGATCCTCGGCATCATCTACACGCCCGGCTCCTATCGCTTCGCCAGGGCGCTCGCGGTCAACGTCAACACCACGGATTTCGTCACGGTGGCGCGCATTCGCGGCGAGAAGCTGAGCTATCTGATCCGCGCGGAAATCCTGCCCAACATCATCGGGCCGGTGCTGGCCGATGTCGGCCTGCGCTTCGTCTTCATCGTGCTGCTGCTCTCCGGCCTGTCCTTCCTCGGCCTCGGCGTGCAGCCGCCGCAGGCCGACTGGGGCTCGCTCGTGCGCGAGAACATCGGCGGCCTGCCGTTCGGGGCGCCGGCGGTCATGGCGCCTTCCTTCGCCATCGCCAGCCTGACGATCGCGGTGAACCTGCTGATCGACAACCTGCCGCAGAAGATCCGCGACCGGAGCGAATGA
- a CDS encoding Peptide/nickel transport system ATP-binding protein: protein MGPLVEIRDLKVEATTDAGRRVEIIKGVSFEIAPGEIVALIGESGSGKTTIALTLLGYTRTGCRIAGGHVRVDGRDMANLPEKERAKVRGITVSYVPQSAAAAFNPAQRIMDQVIEITRIHELMPRAQAEAKAVELFRALSLPSPDTIGGRYPHQVSGGQLQRLSAAMALIGDPKVVIFDEPTTALDVTTQIEVLRAFKSVMRQSRMAGVYVSHDLAVVAQIADRIVVLKGGVIQEIGETAQILSAPKHPYTQELLAAFAPPGRVPAQAADPEGASPRPVLELDSVSAGYGKLRADGTPLILAVDKVSFKLERGRNLGIIGESGCGKSTLARSIAGIIPPCSGTISFDGKPIAPLAQNRSPEDLRKLQIVFQSADTALNPAKSIEDILGRPLAFYHGLRGAARDARIDRLLELVHLPRALKHRLPGELSGGQKQRVNLARALAADPELILCDEITSALDTVVAAAIIELLKDLQRELGLSYLFISHDLTTVQAICDEVAVMYRGNKVEQLPAGQVGSTAGHPYSRLLMSSVPKLDPAWLDNLERDPELVAAFSKR, encoded by the coding sequence ATGGGCCCTCTCGTCGAAATCCGGGACCTCAAGGTCGAGGCGACCACCGATGCCGGCCGGCGTGTCGAGATCATCAAGGGCGTGAGCTTCGAGATCGCGCCGGGCGAGATCGTCGCGCTGATCGGCGAGAGCGGCTCGGGCAAGACCACGATCGCGCTCACGCTGCTCGGCTATACGCGTACCGGCTGCCGCATCGCCGGCGGCCATGTGCGCGTCGACGGCCGCGACATGGCGAACTTGCCCGAGAAGGAGCGGGCGAAGGTCCGCGGCATCACGGTCTCCTATGTGCCGCAGAGCGCGGCCGCCGCCTTCAACCCGGCGCAGCGGATCATGGATCAGGTGATCGAGATCACCCGCATCCACGAGCTGATGCCGCGGGCGCAGGCGGAAGCCAAGGCGGTCGAGCTGTTCCGGGCGCTTTCCCTGCCCTCCCCGGACACGATCGGCGGACGCTACCCGCACCAGGTCTCCGGCGGCCAGCTCCAGCGCCTCTCGGCCGCAATGGCCCTGATCGGCGATCCGAAGGTCGTGATCTTCGACGAGCCGACGACCGCGCTCGACGTCACCACGCAGATCGAGGTGCTGCGCGCCTTCAAATCCGTGATGCGCCAAAGCCGGATGGCCGGCGTCTATGTCTCGCACGATCTGGCGGTGGTCGCCCAGATCGCAGACCGGATCGTCGTGCTGAAGGGCGGCGTCATCCAGGAAATCGGCGAGACGGCTCAGATCCTCTCGGCGCCGAAGCATCCTTACACCCAGGAACTGCTCGCGGCCTTCGCTCCGCCCGGTCGCGTTCCCGCTCAGGCCGCGGATCCGGAGGGCGCCTCCCCCCGGCCGGTGCTGGAGCTCGACTCCGTCAGTGCCGGCTACGGCAAGCTGCGCGCCGACGGAACGCCGCTGATCCTGGCGGTCGACAAGGTCAGCTTCAAGCTGGAGCGCGGGCGCAATCTCGGGATCATCGGCGAATCCGGTTGCGGCAAATCCACGCTTGCGCGCTCGATCGCCGGCATCATTCCGCCCTGCTCCGGCACCATCTCCTTCGACGGCAAACCGATCGCGCCGCTGGCGCAAAATCGCAGCCCGGAGGATCTGCGCAAGCTGCAGATCGTTTTCCAGTCGGCCGATACCGCGCTCAATCCGGCGAAGTCGATCGAGGATATCCTCGGCCGCCCGCTCGCCTTCTACCATGGCCTGCGTGGCGCGGCCCGCGACGCGCGCATCGACCGGCTGCTCGAGCTGGTCCACCTGCCGCGCGCCCTGAAGCACAGGCTCCCCGGCGAATTGTCCGGCGGCCAGAAGCAGCGCGTGAATCTGGCACGCGCATTGGCGGCCGATCCCGAGCTGATCCTGTGCGACGAAATCACCTCGGCGCTCGACACGGTGGTTGCCGCCGCCATCATCGAGTTGCTCAAGGATCTGCAGCGCGAACTCGGCCTGTCCTATCTCTTCATCAGCCACGACCTGACGACGGTGCAGGCGATCTGCGACGAGGTCGCGGTCATGTATCGCGGCAACAAGGTCGAGCAGCTGCCGGCCGGCCAGGTCGGCAGCACGGCGGGGCACCCCTATTCGCGCCTGCTGATGTCCTCCGTGCCCAAGCTCGATCCGGCCTGGCTCGACAATCTGGAGCGCGATCCCGAACTCGTCGCGGCCTTCTCCAAGCGCTGA